Proteins from a genomic interval of Yarrowia lipolytica chromosome 1E, complete sequence:
- a CDS encoding uncharacterized protein (Compare to YALI0E20229g, no similarity) — MLPFVLSVPLMASLAAAQIFPNSTLASISSTSTAAVTLLPEANAAVTSGVSESAGEEVTTEVVTVVESNSTSTMTLTKTHCPACTETSSPDVSYTTYTTIYTTSGVVVTKTVTEECVTPTPTYTTYTTVYTTSGIVVTETIIEECSTESVVPTPAPVSSFDPSVSLTTYATVYTTDGVVTTITVTEECSTEAGPTETPAPALEPTPETPAVPVVSSAVTPSEEATVLTYTVGTITYTSVVTCTEKKCHPTPAVVTSEVPKVSSIPEQPQPKPEGPTLSTVTYTKGTITFTTVQICTSGACEVPKTPVAVPETPSAPVAVPETSNTPVVIDTTVTAPSLTPTVPIVAAPPIEPTVVSPPVKVSPPVEVSPPVEVSPPPVEVSAPPQAPPTPAPAPPADSGLPPPPNTPIIPVPAVSTPPKSTTIPSPPPQNTSGGNKLAISALMGLAIVIPLVI; from the coding sequence ATGCTTCCCTTCGTTTTGTCTGTGCCTCTCATGGCCTCTCTGGCTGCTGCCCAGATCTTTCCCAACTCGACCCTGGCTTCAATCTCCTCTACCTCCACGGCTGCTGTGACCCTTCTCCCTGAGGCCAATGCTGCTGTTACAAGTGGCGTCTCTGAATCCGCTGGCGAAGAGGTCACTACCGAGGTGGTCACGGTGGTCGAGAGCAACTCCACATCTACCATGACTTTGACCAAGACCCATTGTCCTGCCTGTACCGAGACTTCCTCCCCTGACGTCTCTTACACCACCTACACCACCATCTACACAACTTCTGGAGTAGTCGTCACCAAGACTGTCACTGAAGAGTGTGTCACCCCTACCCCTACTTACACCACTTACACTACTGTCTACACTACATCAGGCATAGTTGTTACAGAGACTATCATCGAGGAGTGTTCTACCGAGAGTGTCGTTCCTACCCCTGCTCCTGTTTCCTCTTTTGACCCTTCCGTCTCCCTCACCACTTATGCCACTGTCTACACGACCGATGGAGTAGTTACTACTATCACCGTCACGGAAGAGTGTAGTACTGAGGCTGGACCTACTGAGACTCCAGCCCCTGCTCTTGAACCTACCCCCGAGACCCCTGCCGTTCCTGTGGTTTCTTCCGCCGTAACCCCCTCTGAAGAAGCCACCGTCTTGACCTACACTGTTGGAACCATCACATACACGTCCGTTGTTACTTGCACCGAAAAAAAGTGCCACCCCACCCCTGCGGTTGTCACTTCTGAAGTCCCCAAGGTCTCTAGCATCCCCGAGCAGCCCCAGCCTAAGCCCGAGGGGCCCACTCTCTCCACTGTCACCTACACCAAGGGCACTATCACTTTTACCACTGTCCAGATTTGTACTTCCGGTGCTTGTGAAGTCCCCAAGACTCCTGTTGCCGTTCCCGAGACTCCCAGCGCTCCTGTTGCCGTTCCCGAGACCTCCAACACCCCGGTGGTTATTGACACCACTGTCACTGCTCCTAGCCTCACCCCCACAGTCCCCATTGTGGCTGCTCCTCCTATCGAGCCTACAGTTGTTTCTCCTCCTGTTAAAGTGTCTCCTCCTGTCGAGGTGTCTCCTCCTGTCGAGgtgtctcctcctcctgtcGAGGTgtctgctcctccacaggCCCCTCCtactcctgctcctgctcctcctgctgacTCTGGACTTCCCCCTCCCCCTAACACTCCTATTATTCCAGTTCCCGCGGTTTCCACCCCTCCCAAGAGCACTACCATTCCcagtcctcctccccaGAACACCAGCGGTGGCAACAAGCTGGCCATCAGCGCACTCATGGGTCTGGCTATTGTCATCCCCCTTGTTATCTAG
- a CDS encoding uncharacterized protein (Compare to YALI0E20251g, no similarity): MASTASATPPAPPPRANDSSFASRRPKMSDLVARLSSSTAASRAKTSPPVEPRARKLGIEPSYKGDLPTRGSSLRGGSGSSSEGSSSPSPPANRSQPSRLAPGESTPTPSTNKPSTTPTVATPTRSTQRKSSLAEAGVKPLRLKSPLSSGPAPRSITPKTQARPSISAAAARTSRASTPSTSKTSSISGKASSTSSPSNTTPTAATRRLSNRPSMAQAASASIRGSEKPRVSPINPKKVPPRSSSITERSSSLPRVSRDAVEMRKKLAETEEKLRKSDARVTKLLAQQKTQLKSLPRTVVADGDKDSMIASLQEKVADLELELENAEYCESTNHAETFMPMINDLQMQLTAARKENERVREQLETARADSRQASSQTNNDDDEEDYKVPDLAQSEAIRYSNHVNEEELTARNFELEAQVNALEQQVESLTSKLELQSLEHETAIAKQTILHKEELEKTELALHARESEMSKLNLELESVQSRMSQLDKDLRRQQTQSLDLKMTLETKAMENDELRRSLIRVAEDTPELDKAVNRRSIVMASPAMEGSKWQVE, from the exons ATGGCGTCCACGGCTAGCGCGACTCCCCCCGCCCCTCCTCCGCGAGCGAACGACTCTTCTTTCGCCAGTCGAAGGCCCAAAATGTCTGACCTGGTTGCCCGACTCAGCAGCTCCACCGCCGCCAGCAGAGCCAAGA CCTCGCCGCCCGTGGAACCTCGCGCCCGAAAACTGGGCATTGAGCCGTCCTACAAAGGAGACCTCCCCACCCGAGGCTCGTCCCtgagaggaggaagtggaAGTAGCTCCGAAGGCTCCTCTTCGCCTTCTCCCCCGGCCAACAGAAGCCAGCCTTCTCGCCTGGCCCCCGGAGAATCAACCCCAACTCCTTCCACTAACAAGCCCAGCACTACACCTACTGTGGCCACCCCCACCAGATCAACACAACGAAAGTCCTCTCTGGCAGAAGCGGGAGTCAAGCCTCTTAGACTCAAGTCACCGCTTTCGTCCGGACCTGCGCCGCGTTCGATAACGCCGAAGACCCAAGCGCGGCCCTCAATCTCGGCTGCTGCAGCTAGAACCTCGCGAGCGTCTACTCCTTCAACCTCAAAAACGTCTTCCATCAGCGGCAAAGCATCGTCCACGTCGTCTCCAAGCAATACAACCCCCACAGCAGCTACACGACGACTTTCCAACCGCCCTTCAATGGCCCAGGCTGCCAGTGCCTCTATCAGGGGCTCTGAGAAACCCCGAGTCTCGCCCATCAATCCGAAAAAAGTGCCGCCACGATCGTCGTCCATCACAGAACGATCTTCCTCGCTCCCGAGAGTGTCCAGAGACGCTGTGGAGATGCGCAAAAAGCTGGCTGAGacggaggagaagctcCGGAAGTCGGACGCTCGTGTTACAAAGCTCCTGGCCCAGCAGAAGACACAGCTCAAGTCGCTTCCTCGAACTGTTGTCGCTGATGGAGATAAGGACTCCATGATTGCCAGCTTGCAAGAGAAGGTGGCTGATCTGGAACTTGAGCTCGAGAACGCCGAATATTGTGAGTCCACCAACCACGCAGAGACCTTCATGCCCATGATCAATGATCTGCAGATGCAGCTGACGGCAGCTCGAAAGGAGAACGAACGGGTCAGAGAGCAGCTTGAAACTGCACGTGCTGACTCGCGACAGGCGTCCTCGCAGACTAACaatgatgacgatgaggaAGACTATAAGGTGCCCGACTTGGCACAGTCGGAGGCCATTCGGTACTCCAACCATGTCAATGAAGAGGAGCTCACGGCACGCAACTTTGAGCTGGAGGCCCAAGTAAACgctctggagcagcaggtggAGAGTCTGACCTCAAAGTTGGAGTTGCAGAGCCTGGAGCACGAGACAGCTATCGCCAAACAGACAATCTTACACAAGGAGGAACTGGAGAAAACCGAGCTGGCTCTGCATGCCCGGGAGTCGGAAATGTCCAAGCTCaatctggagctggagtCGGTGCAGTCTCGCATGTCGCAGTTGGACAAGGATCTGAGGCGGCAGCAAACCCAGTCTTTGGATCTCAAAATGACTCTGGAGACAAAGGCAATGGAGAACGATGAGTTGAGACGGTCACTGATTCGGGTGGCTGAAGATACTCCGGAGCTGGACAAGGCTGTCAACCGACGGTCTATTGTCATGGCCAGCCCAGCCATGGAAGGAAGCAAGTGGCAGGTTGAGTGA
- a CDS encoding uncharacterized protein (Compare to YALI0E20273g, similar to uniprot|CAD70735 Neurospora crassa 64C2. 200 Related to putative tartrate transporter) yields MSKARDSELGATPPSPDSPSQAPSVQEVELKEDHDTFIESLPPIVDEKKVIRKIDMRIIPILSLLYLMSFLDRGSIGNANIEGLSVDLGLTGAQYNMCLTVFFFTYSVFEVPSNMMLKKLKPSIWLPTIMVAWGIVMTLMGIVQNYGGLLAARVFLGLTEAGLFPGVSYYLTLWYCRRDIQFRTAMFFSAASVAGAFSGLLAFAIAKMDGVGGLEGWRWIFILEGIATVVIAILAFKLVVDFPDTASFLNEQEREWVIWKLKYDTNKSKNAVQPPVLVEENHDTTWAEVRKAFKDPQLYPQTLLYAAVLVPLYGVSLFLPTIVKNLGYTSSKAQLMTIPIYTVAAIASVLQAWVSDKFGLRSPLLVVNFCCMFIGYMLAMNVSAVDNPSATYAGCYLVALGLYPGIPGIISWLSNNTSGAYKRGVSMGVQIGFGNLCGAIASQIYRAEDAPQFKLGHGIEVMFICLGFICIFVLNIGYYIVNKRKRRMIAEGQCGHYTAAELSQMGDKSPYFIYAH; encoded by the coding sequence ATGTCAAAAGCCAGAGATTCAGAACTGGGGGCCACcccaccatctccagatAGCCCCAGTCAGGCTCCCAGTGTCCAGGAAGTCGAACTCAAGGAAGATCATGACACGTTCATCGAGAGTCTACCGCCTATTGTagacgagaagaaggtgattCGAAAGATTGACATGAGAATCATCCCTATTCTGTCCCTTCTCTACCTCATGTCGTTTCTAGATCGAGGCAGCATCGGTAATGCCAACATTGAGGGATTGTCTGTGGACCTGGGCCTGACCGGTGCTCAGTACAACATGTGTCTGacagtcttcttcttcacctaCTCGGTCTTTGAAGTACCCTCCAACATGATGCTTAAGAAACTAAAGCCATCCATCTGGCTGCCTACCATCATGGTTGCCTGGGGCATCGTGATGACTTTGATGGGCATTGTTCAGAACTATGGAGGACTTTTGGCTGCTCGAGTCTTTCTGGGACTCACCGAAGCCGGACTTTTCCCTGGTGTCAGTTATTACCTCACCCTGTGGTACTGTCGACGAGACATTCAGTTCCGGACAGCCATGTTCTTCTCAGCAGCGTCTGTGGCAGGTGCCTTCTCCGGACTATTGGCTTTTGCTATTGCGAAAATGGACGGCGTGGGGGGACTTGAgggatggagatggatctTTATTCTGGAAGGCATTGCGACCGTGGTCATTGCCATCTTGGCCTTCAAGCTCGTGGTAGACTTTCCCGACACAGCCAGCTTTCTCAACGAGCAGGAACGAGAATGGGTCATTTGGAAGCTCAAATACGACACTAACAAGAGCAAAAACGCCGTCCAACCGCCTGTACTGGTTGAAGAGAACCACGACACAACCTGGGCAGAGGTCCGAAAAGCCTTCAAAGATCCTCAGCTCTACCCCCAGACACTGCTCTATGCTGCAGTGCTTGTGCCTCTCTACGGAGTGTCACTGTTCCTCCCTACCATTGTCAAGAACCTCGGATACACGTCTTCCAAAGCCCAGTTGATGACAATTCCAATCTACACTGTCGCTGCCATTGCTTCTGTCTTGCAGGCATGGGTGTCTGATAAGTTTGGTTTGCGGTCACCTCTACTGGTGGTCAACTTCTGTTGTATGTTCATCGGATACATGCTGGCCATGAACGTGTCTGCAGTAGATAACCCCTCAGCCACATATGCTGGTTGCTACTTGGTAGCTCTGGGCCTGTACCCTGGTATTCCTGGTATCATCTCCTGGCTCTCTAACAACACTTCAGGAGCTTACAAACGAGGCGTGTCTATGGGAGTGCAGATTGGTTTTGGAAACCTCTGTGGAGCCATTGCGTCTCAGATCTACCGAGCCGAGGACGCCCCACAGTTCAAACTCGGCCACGGAATCGAAGTCATGTTCATCTGTCTTGGTTTCATCTGTATCTTTGTTCTCAACATCGGCTACtacattgtcaacaagagaaagagacgTATGATTGCCGAGGGCCAGTGTGGACACTACACGGCCGCAGAGCTTTCTCAAATGGGTGACAAGTCGCCCTACTTCATCTATGCTCACTAA
- a CDS encoding uncharacterized protein (Compare to YALI0E20295g, no similarity), producing MSIDESLQIIEARIRDAEFLTQKAPALAREENQFELDTEDELFNELMRSDQVVDDTFVNVDGLSLEKQLSLVEGKFQQLIKENKVFRDYLTSIEPYKQDLGLMKAAQANGRPSPEAKVVVDALDPDTLLSFTHAHGVDEIKSVGELVPESASKVLSEYSEMALTEDHLERLSNDVAILAVRSARVLEKYVSEMVIEPNERLGELDEKRRTEAAKAKD from the coding sequence ATGTCTATCGATGAGTCGTTACAGATCATCGAGGCGCGCATTCGTGACGCGGAGTTTCTGACCCAGAAAGCTCCTGCTCTGGCTCGAGAGGAGAACCAATTTGAACTGGACACGGAGGATGAGCTGTTCAACGAGCTCATGAGAAGCGACCAGGTGGTGGACGACACCTTTGTCAACGTCGACGGGCTGTCGCTGGAGAAACAGCTTTCATTGGTGGAGGGAAAGTTCCAGCAActgatcaaggagaacaaggTGTTCCGAGACTACCTGACGTCCATAGAGCCCTACAAGCAGGACCTGGGTCTCATGAAGGCTGCACAGGCCAATGGTAGACCTTCACCGGAAGCTAAAGTGGTGGTTGATGCACTTGACCCAGACACTTTGTTGTCTTTCACTCATGCTCATGGGGtggacgagatcaagagtGTCGGAGAACTGGTTCCTGAGAGCGCTTCCAAGGTGCTGAGTGAATATTCAGAAATGGCTCTGACGGAGGACCATCTGGAGAGACTTAGCAACGACGTGGCCATACTAGCTGTGAGATCCGCCCGGGTGCTGGAGAAGTACGTGTCGGAAATGGTGATTGAGCCGAATGAGAGACTAGGGGAGTTGGACGAGAAGCGGAGAACTGAGGCAGCCAAAGCAAAGGATTAG
- a CDS encoding uncharacterized protein (Compare to YALI0E20361g, similar to Saccharomyces cerevisiae SPE2 (YOL052C); ancestral locus Anc_8.800, similar to uniprot|P21182 Saccharomyces cerevisiae YOL052c SPE2 adenosylmethionine decarboxylase precursor), whose amino-acid sequence MILEHHVNHQVAVDLDSAEAFEGPEKLLEVWFAPNQESLEGTNKSLRNVSTAQWEQLLNIVQCKVLSSVHTSVLDAFVLSESSMFVFPHKLVLKTCGTTTLLVGIPKMLEIARTIAGFGANATPYRVFYSHKTFNCPEKQAPPHKSWKDEVSYLDSQFDNGKAYLVGDTTSDHHWYCYVTGHDDHEEVAAHKDHVISSHDETMEILMTDLLPSRAQQFFTDRLPGDANNAGFQHKQELLVGVEHVVKAETDSATSSDSEGATPACSGTCKADPGHVLGAYVSTQSGIADIYPRNKASVAVDSFCFTPCGYSANAIVDSGYYYTIHVTPEQHCSYASFETNVPAKEYGMSNIDVIEKVLNVFRPGKLSVTLFEAENNSLQDCHQFARHLDGYKRTDKVLYEFDGYQMVYVCFEAIKGRK is encoded by the coding sequence ATGATCCTCGAACACCACGTCAACCACCAGGTTGCAGTCGACCTCGACTCCGCTGAGGCCTTTGAGGGCCCCGAAAAGCTCCTCGAAGTCTGGTTTGCGCCGAACCAGGAATCACTAGAAGGCACCAATAAGTCTCTGCGGAACGTCAGCACCGCCCAGTGGGaacagctgctcaacattGTCCAGTGCAAGGTGCTGTCGTCGGTGCACACGTCTGTGCTCGACGCCTTTGTACTGTCCGAGTCGTCCATGTTTGTTTTCCCCCACAAACTGGTGCTCAAGACCTGCGGCACCACCACTTTGCTGGTAGGAATCCCCAAGATGCTGGAGATTGCCCGAACCATTGCTGGCTTTGGAGCCAACGCCACCCCCTACCGTGTCTTCTACTCTCACAAGACCTTTAACTGTCCCGAGAAGCAGGCCCCGCCCCACAAGTCGTGGAAGGACGAGGTGTCGTACCTGGACTCGCAGTTTGACAACGGCAAGGCCTACCTCGTGGGAGACACCACCTCCGACCACCACTGGTACTGTTACGTGACGGGCCACGACGACCACGAGGAGGTGGCTGCCCACAAGGACCACGTGATTTCGTCCCACGACGAAACTATGGAGATTCTCATGACGGATCTGTTGCCCTCTCGAGCACAGCAGTTCTTCACCGACAGACTCCCCGGAGACGCAAACAACGCCGGCTTCCAGCACaagcaggagctgctggtgggCGTGGAGCATGTCGTGAAGGCTGAAACAGACTCGGCCACGTCTTCCGACTCGGAGGGAGCCACTCCTGCATGTTCAGGAACTTGCAAGGCCGATcccggtcacgtgctcGGCGCATACGTGTCCACCCAGTCCGGTATTGCTGACATCTACCCTCGGAACAAGGCCAGTGTCGCAGTTGATTCCTTCTGCTTCACTCCCTGTGGCTACTCTGCCAACGCCATTGTGGACTCGGGTTACTACTACACcatccacgtgactcccgAGCAGCACTGCTCATACGCCTCGTTCGAGACCAACGTGCCCGCCAAGGAATACGGCATGTCCAACATTGACGTCATTGAGAAGGTGCTCAACGTTTTCCGACCTGGCAAGCTGTCTGTCACCCTTTTTGAGGCCGAGAACAACTCGCTGCAGGACTGCCACCAGTTTGCTCGGCACCTCGACGGCTACAAGCGGACTGACAAGGTCCTCTACGAGTTTGACGGCTACCAGATGGTCTACGTTTGCTTCGAGGCCATCAAGGGTCGAAAGTAG
- a CDS encoding uncharacterized protein (Compare to YALI0E20383g, some similarities with uniprot|P38216 Saccharomyces cerevisiae YBR016w) codes for MSDKYGAPAGPPPIYGNQRGNDGYYDQGYQQQGYQQQGGYNQGYNNQGGYYPQQGYQQGYNQGYPQQQAGYAAPPPQPMYAQQPVYVQQQSPQRGGQDDCLMACLAAMCVCCTLEMLF; via the exons ATGAGCGACAAATACGGA GCACCAGCAGGACCCCCACCCATCTACGGAAACCAGCGAGGGAACGACGGATACTACGACCAGGGCTACCAACAGCAAGGCTACCAACAGCAGGGAGGATACAACCAGGGCTACAACAACCAGGGTGGCTACTATCCACAGCAGGGCTACCAGCAGGGCTACAACCAGGGCTACCCGCAACAGCAGGCCGGGTACGCCGCTCCTCCCCCACAGCCCATGTATGCGCAACAACCTGTCTATGTGCAGCAGCAATCGCCTCAGAGGGGCGGCCAGGACGACTGTCTGATGGCCTGTCTGGCCGCCATGTGTGTCTGCTGTACTCTGGAGATGCTCTTCTAG
- a CDS encoding uncharacterized protein (Compare to YALI0E20405g, weakly similar to uniprot|O48868 Populus balsamifera 4- coumarate:CoA ligase 2), translating to MVQIIHKAPLGDMAESELFYGSIPDFMRSSRFADDDTRISVVDYDTDKAMTLARVFKVSGMLRAQLFHTYDVGKKKDGDANPKVIFYVGNTADNLACHIALHDLGAIISPASTAYDVNDLLHQINVVDAALIVAEAARADVAREAVAKAGDKFKHVKVVVFEELLEQNRRVRPNLIRVAPIVHLSKEQAYTTLAYLGMSSGTSGGVPKAVELTHFAMTSNVQQTAKNAPNLVDDDTVCSAVIPTSHIYGLALFMLHMPFLGAKVVYHKKFDLVEMLEGQKKHGVNYWVLVPPIIVALAKHPIIDRYLDSIRANLKTITSGAAPLGGNVVDAVQTRFTGNTRGTLPNNRRIVIYQGYGLTETAPIACLCDPLWDNLNVVTVGTLVPNTEARIVDENGDDQPAFEVTDARALGDAVRRGDKIPSGELYLRGPQIMSGYHKNPKSTEESFEYVDYKAEGLRHYQDRWLKTGDVAVIDNFGRIQIVDRTKELIKSMSKQVAPAELEALLLSHPDVVDVAVIGVWQEEKATESARAFLVVRDPKVDVVAIKKWMDEQVPSYKRLYGGVVVIDAIPKNPSGKILRRLLRQRKDDVVQGLDQAKL from the coding sequence ATGGTCCAGATCATCCACAAGGCGCCCCTCGGCGACATGGCCGAATCTGAGCTCTTTTACGGCTCCATTCCGGACTTTATGCGATCCTCCAGGTTTGCAGACGATGACACCCGCATCTCCGTGGTGGACTACGACACCGACAAGGCCATGACTCTGGCCCGAGTCTTCAAGGTCTCGGGCATGCTGCGGGCCCAGTTATTCCACACGTACGACGTGGGCAAGAAAAAGGACGGAGACGCCAACCCCAAGGTCATCTTCTACGTGGGAAACACCGCCGACAACCTGGCTTGTCACATTGCCCTCCATGATCTGGGGGCCATCATTTCCCCAGCCTCCACAGCCTACGACGTGAACGATCTGCTGCACCAGATCAACGTTGTGGACGCCGCTCTGATTGTGGCCGAGGCCGCCAGGGCCGATGTTGCTCGAGAAGCCGTGGCCAAGGCGGGCGATAAATTCAAGCACGTCAAGGTCGTGGTCTttgaggagctgctggagcagaaCCGACGAGTGCGACCCAACCTGATTCGAGTCGCCCCCATTGTGCATCTTtccaaggagcaggccTACACAACCCTCGCCTACCTGGGCATGTCTTCCGGAAcctctggaggagtgcCCAAGGCCGTGGAGCTCACCCATTTCGCCATGACCTCGAACGTGCAGCAGACAGCAAAGAATGCACCTAACCTCGTTGATGACGACACGGTTTGTTCTGCTGTGATTCCTACTTCCCACATTTACGGTCTCGCTCTGTTCATGCTGCACATGCCCTTCCTGGGAGCCAAGGTGGTCTACCACAAGAAGTTCGATCTTGTGGAGATGCTCGAGGGCCAGAAGAAACACGGCGTCAACTACTGGGTGTTGGTTCCCCCCATCATTGTCGCTCTGGCAAAGCACCCCATCATCGACCGGTACCTGGACTCAATTCGAGCCAACctcaagaccatcaccagTGGAGCTGCTCCTCTGGGAGGCAACGTGGTTGATGCCGTCCAGACCCGATTCACCGGCAACACCCGAGGAACCCTCCCTAACAACCGACGAATCGTCATCTACCAGGGCTACGGTCTCACCGAGACTGCCCCCATTGCCTGCCTCTGTGACCCTCTGTGGGACAACCTCAATGTGGTGACTGTGGGAACTCTGGTGCCCAACACCGAGGCTCGAATTGTCGATGAGAACGGAGATGATCAGCCTGCCTTTGAGGTTACTGACGCTCGAGCTCTGGGAGACGCTGTTCGACGAGGAGACAAGATCCCTTCCGGAGAACTGTACCTACGAGGACCCCAGATCATGTCTGGCTACCACAAGAACCCCAAGTCCACCGAGGAGTCATTCGAGTACGTCGATTACAAGGCCGAGGGTCTACGACACTACCAGGACCGATGGCTCAAGACCGGCGATGTGGCTGTCATTGACAACTTCGGCCGAATCCAGATTGTCGACCGAaccaaggagctcatcaagtccATGTCCAAGCAGGTGGCCCCCGCAGAGCTTgaggctcttcttctgtctcaTCCCGACGTGGTGGACGTGGCTGTCATTGGTGTGTggcaggaggagaaggccaccGAGTCTGCTCGAGCCTTTTTGGTGGTCCGAGACCCCAAGGTTGATGTTGTCGCCATCAAGAAGTGGATGGACGAGCAGGTTCCTTCCTACAAGCGGCTGTATGGAGGAGTTGTTGTCATTGACGCTATTCCCAAGAACCCTTCTGGAAAGATTCTGCGGCGTCTTCTGAGACAGCGAAAGGACGATGTTGTTCAGGGTCTTGATCAGGCTAAGCTGTAA